The genomic region TTTGAGATTTTAGATCTAAGATCTAAGATTGTCTTCGATCGCGCGAGCCGGGAAAAAGTGGGAAAGGGGCTTGCGCGGCTGAGTTTTTCTTGTTATAATTCATATTATAATGGGAATGTGTGTATTTTTAAAATTTTTGTCAATATCTCCATTATAATATAAAAGTTTACCAGAAAAACCGCCTCGAAAGCAAGACCTTTTTAGGGTTTTTCGCGTATCTTTTTGTAAAGAAAAATAATAAGAAGTTAAACATCTCTGTGAGATGCTCAATCCGGTTGGCGATCGCCAAATTATGCTACTTTTTTGATAAAATCGCTCTCGGCTAAATGGACGAGCTAGACTGTTCTTGCCAGCGCGATCGTAACTGTCGCATTGCCTCGATTTCGTCGTCTTTAGCCGTCTCCAAAAAAGAGTAAAGCCAAGCTTTCGGAACTTGGGGAAAGGTGGGACTGCGATCGACTTCCACATACACCCCCGATTGTAGCGCGTAAATCCGCCACACCTGCCCGTCAAAGCGCCAAAATTCCGGAACTCCCAACGTCGCATAAAACTGATTTTTAGCAATATCCGTGTGAGTGATATCGACTTCAACCACCAAATCCGGTGGTGGGTCTTGGTTAAAATCGATCTGGCGTCCCTTCACTAATGGCTGATTTTGAATGTAATAAGCATTATCGGCTTCAGCACCTTTTTTGAGAAGCGGATAATTCATTGTAGTTGACCCGATGGTTTTAATCCGCAACCCCAATAACTCCACTAAAATAACGATGAACCGTCCGATTAAACACCGCGCAAATTCATGTTCTTCAAGAGGCATCGTAATTTCCAATACTCCATCATCGTAGGTCAACCGAGACCCTCTAGATAGCGGGAGCATTTCTAGCATTTGGACATAGTTATCCCAACTGATGCCACGAAAAACCACTCGTTGTTCGCCACGGGGTTTGAGGGTAGCTTGGGGTTCGGGTGCTGCAATAACCATCTTGCGAGCAATATGGTAAGAATTGGCAATGATTGGTACTTTAGGATCGATCTGAAATTCGATGCCCAAAGGATGTTAATGATTAGGTGAATTCTACGTTGATTTTACTGCGATCGCGCGAGCCGGGAAAAAGTGGGAAAGGGGCTTGCGCGGCTGAGTTTTTCTTGTTATAATCTATATTATAATGGGAATATTTGTATTTTTCAGATTTTTGTCAAGATCCCCATTATAATATAGAAGTTTACCAGAAAAACCGCCTCGAAAGCAAGCCCTTTTTAGGGTTTTTCGCGTATCTTTTTGTAAAGAAAAATAATAAAATCGAGGAAAAAGTGTTACAAAACGAGCGGCGATCGCGAAAGCGTCTCCAAAGGAGAATCGCGAAGCCTCTCCAAAAGAGGATCGCCCCTTACCAAATGCCGGGGATTAGTTTTTTACTAGACTGAACGTATTGGGGATATTCCGGGTATTTTTCCAGGCGGGACTTTTCCGTTTTACTCATCAAAGAAAGATAGAGTGCGGTGATAAACACAGGTAATCCATAAGCCCAAGGGGAACCTGCTAGGACGCTAAAACTGAGATAGCGCAATAAGTCGGCAAAATAGTTAATATGCCGAGAAAAACGCCAAGCGCCATCAGTCACTAACCCCGCGCCGTACTGTTTTGCCGTTAATTTCTGCACGTCTGCACTCGTATTAATTAACGAACCGAACGTGTAAAGAATTAAGGCGATCGCCCCGGTTAAATAGGCCAGAGGTTCGGGATTCGTAAACGCGAAATAGCCCGGCATGGCATAAAAAACGCCGACAATTAACAAACAGAGAATCACCCCGATCGCCGAAATCGGTTCGGAAAAGATCGCCTTGCGTCGTTCGGGATACAGCCACTGTTCGAGTAACCACCAGACGCAATAACCGCCATGCAAACATAAATACAGAACCTGTCGCCAGTCCTGAATCCCGAAAATCAAAGCACAAGCGATCAATAAAACCAGGGTCAGGGTTTTGGCGAGATTAATCGCCGTCAATTCCGTCATTCGAGAGGATTGTACTGCACTATCTTGCATGGCGACCTATTAAAATATTGAATATTTTCAGTTTGAATATTTCCAGTTTACCGATGTCGGTGAACGAGAGTAGCATTGGCTTGATCCACGGGAACCACCAACACCTCAGAAATGTTGACGTGAGGGGGACGAGTGGCGCAGTAGAGAACCACGTCGGCAATATCGTCGGGGGTCAAGGGGGTTAAATCTTGATAAACTGTGGTAGCGCGATCGCGATCGCCGTGGAAGCGAACGATGCTAAATTCCGTTTCCACTAACCCCGGTTCCACCTCGGTAACGCGGACGGGAGTTCCGATTAAATCTTGCTTGAGACCGTCAGAAATGGCGCGGACGGCGGCTTTCGAGGCGCAGTAGACGTTCCCCCCCGGATAGGCGGCGCGTCCGGCGATCGAGCCGATATTGATGACGTGACCGCAGGCGCGATCGACCATTCCCGGAACGATCGCCCGAGTAACGTAGAGTAATCCCTTTACATTAGCATCGATCATCTCTTCCCAATCGTCGATATTGCCTTCGTGAAGCTTGTTCAACCCGCGACTCAATCCGGCATTATTAACGAGAATATCGATCGCCGCCCAAGAATCGGGCAGATCGGATAAGGTAGAAGCCACCGAAACGCGATCGCGCACGTCTAAGGCGAGTAAATGGGTTGAAGTGCCGAATTTTTCCTCTAATTGCGCGCCAAGCTGTTCGAGGCGATCGAAGCGTCGCGCCGCTAAAATTAGCTTAGCCCCCGCTTCGGCGAAAAAATGAGCGCAAGACGCCCCAATTCCACTGCTAGCGCCAGTAATTAAAACGATTTTATCTTTAACCGAAACCATAAGTGCTGTGATTCAACAACTGCGATCGACTGCCAGCTTAAACTTATCAGAGAAGCCGTGAGGCGGTACACCCACCATCAACGCCGACTCGCCACGCAAACGCACTTCAACATCGCGACGGCGACAGTCGAACCACTGTTTTTCTGGTAGATGGCGGGAAGTCAAAAAATGCACCTGTTGGTTAGAAGACCCGCGTAAACCGCGATTGTCGTCGTATTCGGCAAGATATTGGCCGTCAATTAAAACATCGATCGCCGCGAGAAGGGTAGAAATCTGGGGATCTTGGCGCGATTTGAGCTGTTTTAAGGTAAAACCTGTAAAACAAATAATCGATAAATCCCGTCGTTGTCGCAAATAGAGACATAATTCGTTTAATGCGGCGACTTGCAACATCGGTTCCCCGCCAGAAACCGTCAGTCCGTCGAGATTGGGGGTATTTAAAATCAGGTCACCCAGTGTTTGAACTTCGACGAGATGGGCAGTTTTTTGGTCGATCCAATCGGGAGAGACGCATCCGGGACAGTTGAAGCAACATCCTTGTACCCAAATCGCAAACCGCCGTCCCGGACCGAGGGTACGAGTGGCAGGACAGAGTTCGGCGAGATTGAGTAAGGACATTGGAGAGGTTAAATTTTAGATGTTAGATTTCAGATTTTACAGTTTGAATTTTATAGAAATTTGATATCCGCTCAAATTTTCAAGCTGCCCAATTTTGACAGAGGGTTTGAGCTTGGGTGATGACAGTTTCGATCGCTTTCGGTTGTTTGTCCGGGGGATAGCCGTGCTTTCGCAGCAGCCGTTTGACAATAGCTCGCATTTTGGCGCGAACCGTTTCCCGTTCCGTCCAGTCAATCGTAACGTTTTTGCGAATCGCTTCCACGAGGTCGCGAGCGATCGCCTTGAGAGTTGCATCTCCCAGTATTTTAACCGCACTATCATTCACCTCCAGCGCGTCATAAAAAGCGAGTTCGTCTTCAGTCAAGCCCAGTTGTTCCCCCCGTTGGCTGGCTTCTCGGATTTCCCGGGCAAGGTCGATCAGTTCCTGGAGGACTTGCGCCGATTCAATCGAGCGGTTTTGGTAGCGCTTGATGGTGTTCTCCAGCATCTCCGAAAACTCCCGAGACTGCACCACGTTGCGGCGCGATCGCGACTGAATCTCATCGCTTAGCAGCTTCCTCAACACTTCCAGCGCCAAATTCCGCTGGGGGAGTCCGCGCACTTCTTCCAAAAAGCGATCGGACAGGATGGAAATTTCGGGTTTGTCGAGTCCGGCAGTGGCGAAAATATCGATAACTTGGTCGGAAGCGATCGCCCGGGTGACGATTTGCCTCACTGCTGCATCGAGTTCGGCTTTGGTTTTGCCCCCTTCGACGGTGTGTTTGGAGAGGGTCGCTTTAATCGCTTGGAAAAAACCCAGGTCTTCGCGAATGGCGATCGCTTCATCTTCAGTGGCGCATAACGCAAACGCTTTGGACAGTTCCGTAACAGTTTGAATGTAGCGCTGGATGCCGTTTTCCGCTGCGAACTCCGGGCGCAGAATCCAGTCGGTGGCGTTGTGCAAAAGGGTGAGTCGTTGGGGTGCGGTGTCCGTCTGGAAGCCGGAATAATCGAAGCCGCTAAACATCGCCGCCACGATTTCGTATTTTTCCAGCATCACGGCAACCGCTTGCTCGATGGCGATGCCGGTTTCTCCCCGATCGCCTTCGGTGTAATCTTTGAGCGCGTTTTTGAGGTCTTCGGCGATTCCCAGATAGTCTACCACCAGCCCCCCGGGTTTGGAGCCAAACACCCGGTTCACGCGAGCGATCGCCTGCATCAAATTGTGGCCGCGCATCGGTTTGTCAATATACATCGTGTGCAGGCAAGGCGCGTCAAATCCCGTCAGCCACATATCCCGGACAATCACGAGTTTGAGGGGGTCGTTGGGGTCGCGCAACCGTTTGGCGATCGCATCTCGCCCTTTCTTGGAACGAATGTGGGGTTGGAAGTTAAGCGGATCGGAGGCGCTGCCGGTCATAATCACTTTAATCGCCCCTGCCTTATCGTCCTCATCATGCCAATCCGGACGCAGGGCAACCAGTTGGTTGTAAAGCTCAACGCAGATGCGGCGGCTCATGCAGACGATCAATCCTTTGCCCTCCATCGCACTGAGGCGGTTCTCGAAGTGCTGGACGATATCTCGGGCAACTTGGGCGAGTCGTTTTTCTGCCCCTACCATCGCTTCTAACTGCGCCCACTTGCGCTTGAGTTGCTGTTTGGTGGATTGCTCCTCGCCTTCGGTGAGTTCTTCAAAGTCTGGGTCGATTGTGGGTCTCTCGCTTTCGTCTAAGTTGATTCTGGCGAGTCGGGCTTCGTAATAAATCTTAACGGTGGCTTTGTCTTCGACGGCTCGCTGAATGTCGTAGATGTCGATATAGTCGCCGAAAATCTGTTTGGTGTTTTTGTCGGTGGCTTCGATGGGAGTGCCCGTAAACCCGATGAATGAAGCGTTAGGCAGGGCATCTCGCAGGTATTTTGCGAAACCGTAGGCGGTATAGGCTCCTCGTTCGCCGGTTTCTTTGTCGGTGGTTTTGACGACGCGGGCTTTGAGGCCATATTGGGAGCGGTGGGCTTCGTCGGCGATAAAGACGATGTTGTGGCGATCGCTGAGTTGTTCGTATTCTCCCCCTGGGGTGTCTGGGGCAAATTTCTGGATGGTGGTAAAGATGACCCCGCCGGAGGCGACTTGGAGTTTAGTTTTGAGGTCTTGACGGTCTTCGGCTTGGGTGGGGGTCTGTCGCAACAGCTTGCTACATTTGGAGAAAGTGCCGAACAGTTGGTCGTCTAAGTCGTTGCGATCGGTGAGGACGACGAGGGTGGGGTTTGCCATCGCCGGATGTTGGATGATTTTTCCCGCGTAGAACGCCATTGAGAGGCTTTTCCCGGATCCTTGGGTGTGCCAGATGACCCCGACTTTGCGATCGCCTTCAGGAGAGGTGGCTTTGATGGTTTCGGCAACGGCTTTATTGACGGCATGATATTGGTGATAGGCGGCCATCTTTTTAATCGGGGTTTCGCCGTCTGTCTCGAATGCGATAAAGAAGCGGATTAAGTCTAGGAACCGGGCTTTCTCGAACGCGCCTCGAATGGTGATTTCGAGTTCGGTGAGGGTTTTGGGTGCGAGGTCATCTCCTTCGATGGTACGCCAGGGCATGAAGCGATCGCGATCTGCACTCAAGGATCCAATTCGGGTGGTTCTGCTATCGGAAATTGCCAGAACTTCGTTATAGGTAAACAGGCTGGGGATATCTTTTTTATAGGTTTGAAGCTGGTTAAAGGCTCCTTCGATATCGGCGTTTTTGTCTGCGGGATTTTTGAGTTCGATAACGGCGAGGGGGAGTCCGTTAATAAAAACGACCACATCCGGGCGGCGGTTTTGGCGTTCGATGACGGTAAATTGATTGACAACTAACCAATCGTTATTTGCGGGATTGTTCCAGTCGATGAGCCAAGCTTGGTCATCAATCGTGCGATCGTCTCGGTGGTAGGCGACGGGAACTCCTTCGATGAGCAATCGGTGGAAACGCTGGTTATTTTCGATGAGGTTTTGAGTTTCGCAGCGCACTACTTGCCGGATGACTTCATCTACGGCATCATCGGGTAACTGAGGGTTGATTTGGGCGACGGCATGACGGAGGCGATCCGTGAGGATGACTTCACCAGAGGTTTCGCGTTCGGCGTTGGGTTCCCCTGGGGCAATGTCAGGGCCATGCAGGATGGTGTAGCCCAGTTGCTCGAAGTAGTAGAGGGCTGATTCTTCAACGTCAGATTCGGCAAACTTGCTCATCAGATTTCTCCGGTTTGGAACTTCTGTTTTTTATCGAGGGTTTGCGAACGAGCGCTTTTAAATGGCTATAGCGGTTCTCGCAAAGATGTGATAATTGTTTTCAAGGAGTGCGAGCTTCTAGCTCGCTAGTTTACCAGCGAGCTAGAAGCTCGCACTCCTGGATCTATTTTTATCGATTTACCTCACCAATCTGAGAAATGCTATAAAAGTTTTAAGACTCTACCCCTTTTTGCACCGCCTCCTTGGACACTTCGGAAAAATAAGCGTTATTTTTCCACAAAATGCTGATTTTTGCAGCTTATTGATGCCTCAAACCGTTTGAGGAAGCGGTTGATAGTGAAGTTGCATCACTTGATTGATGCTTAACGTTTCTAAAGCGTAGGTTTTACCCTGAAGGTCTACGAATTCGACCTCAAATACATCGGGTTCGTAAACTTCAACAATCGTACCGACTTGGCCTTTATAAAGGTTAAATTTAGGTAAATCTTCCGTTAGGGCAACGACATCTAAAAGTTTCATCCGGTGTTCTCCTGGGGATTAGGTAATGTAACAGGTGATGAGCCGTGAGAAGTCTTCATTCTGCCTAATAATCCAAACACTTCTGATGATGGCACTTCTACTTTCCCGCGTCATTTCAAAGTCAATCTGGTATTTCTGCCCGTAACTATTGCGATTAGTTGGGATAGCGTCTTCAGTTTTGAGAGCTTGGCGCAGAGCGACCCGTAGTTCTTCAGCTTCTTCTAGCCCAATGCCTAGCGCAGATTGAAACACAATGGCTTTGTGCTGACCTTCCGAGTGATTTGGATTGAGTGAATAGCCCTCCAATTTTTCAAACGGAATCAGTGCTAGATCGGGATTCGGTAGTTTCACGTCACCTCCTCAAGGACTTTTTCGGCATCTTTGATGCGGATTTCGCCAGATAAAAGTTTGGGGAGGAGGGTGTCACGAGTTAAGGCCATAATTCTTGATTCATAGTTACTTTGAAAAATTTTGTTTCGGATAGACCCTACTTGCAACTCAAACTTATCCAGAATTGCTGGCAAAGGAATAAGAATTTGAGCATCCGAAAATCTATCCGGTCGTACTGCGGGATAAGCACTACCATCAGCATTGAATGTCAAATAGTCTACAAATTCATCTGTTGTAACCCACGCATAAAGATATGATGGAGGAATTGCTTTAGGTGAAAGAACAACAAATCCAGTTGAAACTACCAAATTCTCTGGGGGAGTATGAATAAATAAGTAAGATCTGCGATTTGGCCTTACTCCAGACCAAATTGTGTCACCATGCCGAACAAGCCTTTTTGCTCGACTTGGAGCATCAGATAACTGATAAGCTGTCGTTTTTTCAAGACGACCTGTTGTAACAGAAGAAATATCGACATACTGAATTACTTGATGCGAATAATTCTTGGTAACACTACGTGGGTTTACCTTAACTACTTGCTTTAAAGTTTCAACTTTCCACCCCTTCGGAATCTTACCCAGTGGCGAATCCTCAAAATCATCGGGAAACAGCGCCGCCGTTTCTGCATCCATGCCTGCGGGTTGTCGTCCGTCCATCTTGGCGCGAACGGGGTCGAAGTCGATAAACCAGGATTTGAAGATGGCACGGGCGATGCCCTCCAGCGTCCGGTTCATCTGCTGGTTCAGTTCGATTTTGTCGTCCAGGGTGCCGAGAATATGCGCGATCGCTTTTTGCTCAGATATAGAAGGAAAACTAATTAAAGTCGATTTAAGAACTTCTGTATTTATTCTACCTGTTCCATGAGAGGCTGAATCGACTAACCCCATTAAATAAGGCTTAAACGCTAAAAGCCAATATACTAAAAAGCTTTTGTCAATTATAGATTCATCAGGAATAATGGCTTTAATATCTTGATTAAATGCCATGTCTTGCATAACGATAGAAATTGGTACATCTTTATGAAGAGTCATGCCTCTAACTAGAATTAATATAGACCCTTTTGGTGCTATTCGGGTTCCATTACTAGCACCTTTAGAAGTAATACGATCTTGAGTCTCATACAAACGAAAAGTTTTTAAATCTTTGGCACTAGCCCAACAAATATTTCCATTCCAATAATCAGGATTTCGTTTTGAAGGCGTTCCACCTGACAGCATTAATACACATTCATCTAAAGTTTTTTCTGTCCATTTGTTTTTAATACTAGAAGTAGTCATACCCCAACCCCCGCAAATTCTCTCGAATCACCTTCTCTAACCGTGCCGACTCTTTAAACTGCGCGTCCAACTTCTTCGTCACCGCCTGCATTTACTCACACCTCTAACTCACTTACTAACAAAATCTTTAACTCGGCTATGCGCTTTAGTTGAGCATCATTCGTCAGAAATGCCTGACAACCAGCATCTAATGCCGCTGCAATCTGAAAAGCATCTGGTAGTTGCAGACGATACCTTACCCGAATATCAGCAGCAGTTCTAGCAATCTCTGACGTGATGTTGACAAAATCAGCCGTGTCTTGACCCGTGATAATGTCAATAAACAATTGCTGCTGAGACAAATTACTGTCTCGAAGCGGTAAAATTAAGCATTCAGCCAGTGTCACGGGAGAAGTAACCACACGAATCTGAGCCGATTTAATCCAATCAAATATTCCGTCCATAATAGCGGAGTAACCCGGATTCATATCGACGTAATAGATAACAGGAGCAGAATCTAGAAACAGTCGATTGACCGATTGAAACGCTTCTTCAATCTTCATGACCCCTCAAAAAGTCGTTTCTCCCGTTCATCCCACTCCTTCCGTAACTCATTGACCCACTCCTGAGCATCCTGCCCATTTAACAAATTGGGAGCAATGCCACGCAGTTCTTGCCAGCTTCGTTTAGGGTTGTGCTGGGTTAACGTCCGCCGCTTCAGTTGTTCTGTAGCGTGGCTAATCACCTCTAACTGTTCCTCAATTGTAAGCTGCTCAATGTCCTGCAACACCTGCTTTAGCAATGGACTCATAGCCCCAACCTCCTCAAATTTTCCCGAATCGCTGCTTCTAGTTTGGCGCTTTCCTCAAACTGGCTGTACAACTTCTTAGTCAACCGTTCCATCTTCTCCTCAAACGGCTCATCGTCATCCTCCAATTCCTCCGCCCCCACATAGCGCCCTGGGGTCAACACATAACCATGAGAGGCGATTTCCTCCAGCGTCGCACTCTTGCAAAATCCCGGCACGTCCTCATACTCATCTGCCCCCGGTTCCCCGCGCCATGCCTGATAGGTTCCCGCAATCCGGGCTAACTCTTCATCGGTCAGTTCTCGGTGCGTCCGGTCAATCAACACCCCCAACTTCCGGGCATCAATAAACAAGGTCTCGCCTTTGCGGTTGCGACAGGATTTATGACCGGCAGTGGGTTTGCCTGACTTATCCCGCGCCACAAACCACAGACACGCTGGAATCTGGGTAGTGTAGAACAACTGTCCTGGTAAGGCAATCATGCAATCCACCAAATCCGAAGCGATTAGCGCCTTGCGAATCTCGCCTTCCCCAGACTGGTTAGAACTCATCGAACCATTCGCCAACACAAAACCAGCCATCCCGTTCGGTGCGAGGTGGTGGATGATGTGCTGGATCCAAGCGTAGTTGGCGTTTCCCTTCGGTGGCGTCCCGTACTGCCAGCGCACGTCTTCTGCCAGCTTCTCGTTCCACCAATCGCTGATGTTAAATGGAGGATTTGCCAGAATGTAATCTGCCTTCAAGTCTTTGTGCAAATCGTTGGTGAAACTATCCGCCTGTCTATCGCCGATGTTGCCATCTATCCCGCGAATGGCAAGGTTCATCAAGCACAGCCGCCGCGTCGTCGGGTTGGACTCCTGACCGTAAATGGCAATATCGCCTTTGCGTCCCCCGTGCGCTTCCACGAATTTCTCAGACTGCACGAACATCCCACCGGAACCGCAGCAGGGGTCATAGATTCGGCCTTTGTAGGGTTGAATCATTTCGACCAACAGCCTAACCACAGACTGCGGCGTGTAAAATTCACCGCCTCCCTTGCCTTCCTTCTCGGCAAACTGTCCCAGAAAATACTCGTAAACTCGCCCCAAAATATCCTTGGAACGGTTCTCGGCATCGCCCAATCCGATGGTGCTAATCAGGTCGATGAGTTCTCCCAGACGTTGTTTATCCAAGTCGGGGCGATTGTAGTTGCTGGGTAAAACGCCTTTGAGTCGGGAGTTTTCTTTCTCGATCGCCGCCATCGCTTCATCAATGCGCTTGCCGATATCCGGTTGCTTGGCGCTGGCTTGAATTGCCGACCACCGCGCCTCTTTCGGCACCCAGAACATATTTTCGCCAAGGTACTCATCCCGGTCTTCCGGGTCGGTGTAGTCCGTTTCCTGCCTCGCCGCGAGGTTATCGTAGAGTTCCTGGAAGGCATCGGAAATGTACTTGAGGAAAATCAGCCCCAAAGTGACGTGCTTGTATTCGGCAGCATCCATGTGGCCGCGCATCTTATCCGCAGCCGCCCACAAGGTTTGCTCGAAACCGAGATTGGCTCCATTGCCATTCTGCGTGTCGGTGGATTTAGTTTTAGTTTTCTTAGACCGGGGCATTCAATAACCTAATGACAAATTGAACTAATGAGAGATCCGGGGGCGCTCTCACAGTATTATCTCGTTCCCTACCGTCACTTTCAACTGGGGTGAGTTATGCGGTTGGAGAATCACGGGATTGATGGATTCGGAGTTTCGATCGGCCAAGATTGACCGAACGCAGCGATCGCGCGACAGCTTACAATAAAAGCGCGTTGATTGTTACCGTCAGCATCCCGCTCTAAAGAGACGGGGCTTCGTGCCTCTCCTTTAGTAGGGGCGTTTCGCGAAACGCCCCTACCCGTTTCGCGAAACGCCCCTACCCGTTTCGCGAAACGCCCCTACCCAACCTAAGCCCTTTGAGGGCTACGTCATCGGTAAGCGTTAAAGCTCCTACCTGGGGATACGTCGCCAGTCCCCTGCTCTAGAACCAAACCGTTAAACCGTCATACGAGGGGTAAGACAGTGCGGTTTGGAAAGTACCGACCGATAACATTGGCGAGCTTCCAAACGTATCGAAGATTTTCCGTGACTTTGACTTCCCCACAGTTTGCCCTTTCCCTTCATACCAGCAGCCCCGAACTCGGTCTGGCGATCGCCGACGCATCCGGACAGACGCGCTGTCAAACCTGGGATCTCGGTCGAGATCTCTCAGTTCGGCTTCATTCCAAGTTAGTCGAATTTATCCGACCGCAAACTTGGCAAGATTTACAATATCTCGCCGTCGCTAAAGGTCCGGGAAGCTTTACCGGAACGCGCATTGGTGTAGTGACGGCGCGAACCTTAGCCCAACAACTCGATATCCCCTTATTTGCCGTATCGACCCTGGAGGCGATCGCCTGGGATCTCCTGACGCCGAAATCCGGTCTGGACGCCTCGGAAACCGCGAAGGATCTCCCCAGGAGAATCGCGGTTCAAATGCGCGCCCAACGGGGTCAACTCTACGTCGCCCTCTACCTCTCTCCGGCGTCCCCCGATCTCGCTCTAAGCGCCGAACTGCCCGATACGGTCATGTCTCCCGAAGAGTGGGACCGTTACCTCGATCGCCTCCCCCATCCGTACCGACGGGCGATCGCCCCGGACGCCCTAGGATCCACTGCTAGCGCGATCTTGGGCGTAGCCCGCCAACAATGGCAAGGGGGACAGCGCCCCCACTGGTCGGCGGCTTTACCCTTTTACGGACAGCATCCGGTGGATGGATAAGCGACTCTCTTCCGATCCGGGGAAAGCGCGTAAACGGGGTTTGGACTCGACCGAACGCCCTGGGAGAGAATCAGGGCAAAAATTCCAGAACGAAACGCAATTCGAGAGAACTCGATTCCCGGCGTCGGTCCGTTCGGTGCAGGTAGACGGGACAGCGAACGAGTGCAAATAAAGCCCGTTCGAGCACGGTCATCTGTAGCGATCGCGCGCGCAGCCGGGCGATCGCCCGCGACAGCAACACCTCCGTTAAAATCGGCTGACGGCACCAGTCGCACTCGGGAGCGCAAATCACCGATTTGGGAGCCACGCGATTCTCGTGGCCGGATCCCGTGCGAACGGTGTTTCCCACCGCTTCCCCCGTCGCCAAATCCAGCTCCCAAGAAGAACTCGGCACCTCGATCCGCAGCAGACCGACCAATCGCAAAGTACCCCCTTGCCACGATCGCTCCGGTTGCAAAACCCGCCCTTGAACTCCCGCGAGCAATTGCATGATTTCATAAGCTCCGGCGAGGCACTGCCAAAACAGGCGCCGCACGAAATCGTCCAGAGAAATCGGCTGCCCTTTCGACACCGAAAAGGCTCCGGGCAATTGATTTTCGCTACAGTCTGCCAGTTGGGAGGCGATCGCGACGACCTGACACAGGGGCGAATCCGGGGACGGATCGAAAGAGTTGCCGTCCGTCGTAGCGTTCTGTGCGAGTTGGCGCAGTAAGGGCGCGAACTGTTGCAAAGTCGCTTGTCGGAGAGGGCGGTGGGTGTCGATCTGCTCTGGAGATACAGGGGCGATCGCCAGTTCGTGCAGGAGAGACGGGCGCTCGTCGTTTTCTGCCGCCGGATCGTGAGAGATAAACTCCACTTGTAAGTAAAGTCGAACCTGTCCGGAGTGCCACCGTCCGCCGGGTGCGAACAGTTCCACCGAGGTCGGCTCGAACCAGGGAGCCAGTTCGGGCGCGTGGGAGACGATCGCCCGCCGGAGGCGATCGAGTAGGTCGCCGACGGCGAACGGACGGTATCCGCCTCCCATTCCCTCGGAGTATAAAGTCGCGCTCAAATCCGACAGAGTACAAGGAGTGGTTTGAGA from Oxynema aestuarii AP17 harbors:
- a CDS encoding restriction endonuclease subunit S, which produces MTTSSIKNKWTEKTLDECVLMLSGGTPSKRNPDYWNGNICWASAKDLKTFRLYETQDRITSKGASNGTRIAPKGSILILVRGMTLHKDVPISIVMQDMAFNQDIKAIIPDESIIDKSFLVYWLLAFKPYLMGLVDSASHGTGRINTEVLKSTLISFPSISEQKAIAHILGTLDDKIELNQQMNRTLEGIARAIFKSWFIDFDPVRAKMDGRQPAGMDAETAALFPDDFEDSPLGKIPKGWKVETLKQVVKVNPRSVTKNYSHQVIQYVDISSVTTGRLEKTTAYQLSDAPSRAKRLVRHGDTIWSGVRPNRRSYLFIHTPPENLVVSTGFVVLSPKAIPPSYLYAWVTTDEFVDYLTFNADGSAYPAVRPDRFSDAQILIPLPAILDKFELQVGSIRNKIFQSNYESRIMALTRDTLLPKLLSGEIRIKDAEKVLEEVT
- a CDS encoding type II toxin-antitoxin system VapC family toxin; the encoded protein is MKIEEAFQSVNRLFLDSAPVIYYVDMNPGYSAIMDGIFDWIKSAQIRVVTSPVTLAECLILPLRDSNLSQQQLFIDIITGQDTADFVNITSEIARTAADIRVRYRLQLPDAFQIAAALDAGCQAFLTNDAQLKRIAELKILLVSELEV
- a CDS encoding class I SAM-dependent DNA methyltransferase, which codes for MPRSKKTKTKSTDTQNGNGANLGFEQTLWAAADKMRGHMDAAEYKHVTLGLIFLKYISDAFQELYDNLAARQETDYTDPEDRDEYLGENMFWVPKEARWSAIQASAKQPDIGKRIDEAMAAIEKENSRLKGVLPSNYNRPDLDKQRLGELIDLISTIGLGDAENRSKDILGRVYEYFLGQFAEKEGKGGGEFYTPQSVVRLLVEMIQPYKGRIYDPCCGSGGMFVQSEKFVEAHGGRKGDIAIYGQESNPTTRRLCLMNLAIRGIDGNIGDRQADSFTNDLHKDLKADYILANPPFNISDWWNEKLAEDVRWQYGTPPKGNANYAWIQHIIHHLAPNGMAGFVLANGSMSSNQSGEGEIRKALIASDLVDCMIALPGQLFYTTQIPACLWFVARDKSGKPTAGHKSCRNRKGETLFIDARKLGVLIDRTHRELTDEELARIAGTYQAWRGEPGADEYEDVPGFCKSATLEEIASHGYVLTPGRYVGAEELEDDDEPFEEKMERLTKKLYSQFEESAKLEAAIRENLRRLGL
- the tsaB gene encoding tRNA (adenosine(37)-N6)-threonylcarbamoyltransferase complex dimerization subunit type 1 TsaB gives rise to the protein MTLTSPQFALSLHTSSPELGLAIADASGQTRCQTWDLGRDLSVRLHSKLVEFIRPQTWQDLQYLAVAKGPGSFTGTRIGVVTARTLAQQLDIPLFAVSTLEAIAWDLLTPKSGLDASETAKDLPRRIAVQMRAQRGQLYVALYLSPASPDLALSAELPDTVMSPEEWDRYLDRLPHPYRRAIAPDALGSTASAILGVARQQWQGGQRPHWSAALPFYGQHPVDG